Proteins encoded in a region of the Streptomyces sp. NBC_00513 genome:
- a CDS encoding NarK/NasA family nitrate transporter, with amino-acid sequence MTGTTAPRKGGRWIERWDPEDEVFWRETGERVARRNLLYSVLSEHIGFSVWSLWSVMVLFMGPAYGIDPAGKFFLIATATAVGALVRIPYTFAVARFGGRNWTVVSALLLLAPTVAALVVMEPGTSYGTFLAVAALTGVGGGNFASSMTNINAFFPLRKKGWALGLNAGGGNIGVPVVQLAALLVIGTAGAGHPRLLLAVYVPLIVTAAALALVRMDNLAPVRGDVGAVRDAAREPHTWIMAFLYIGTFGSFIGYGFAFGLVLQTQFGRTPLQAASLTFIGPLLGSLVRPVGGALADRLGGARITLAAFVAMALATSVVILASVRESLPVFLVGFVALFALSGLGNGSTYKMIPGIFQAKALAQGLGAEEAAARGRRLSGAAMGLIGAVGALGGLGINLVFREAFARSGSGTAAFVTFLGFYAVCCAVTWAVYLRRPTATPVTGPQAPAKPQLTSV; translated from the coding sequence ATGACCGGAACGACCGCACCGCGCAAGGGGGGCCGCTGGATCGAGCGGTGGGATCCGGAGGACGAGGTCTTCTGGCGGGAGACCGGGGAGCGGGTGGCCCGGCGCAACCTCCTCTACTCGGTGCTCTCCGAACACATCGGGTTCTCCGTCTGGTCGCTGTGGTCCGTGATGGTGCTCTTCATGGGCCCCGCGTACGGCATCGACCCGGCCGGGAAGTTCTTCCTCATCGCCACCGCCACGGCCGTCGGCGCCCTCGTCCGGATCCCCTACACCTTCGCCGTCGCCCGGTTCGGCGGACGCAACTGGACCGTGGTCAGCGCCCTGCTGCTGCTCGCGCCGACCGTGGCCGCGCTGGTCGTCATGGAGCCCGGCACCTCCTACGGCACTTTCCTCGCCGTCGCCGCCCTGACCGGCGTGGGCGGGGGCAACTTCGCCTCCTCCATGACCAACATCAACGCGTTCTTCCCGCTGCGGAAGAAGGGCTGGGCGCTCGGACTGAACGCGGGCGGCGGCAACATCGGCGTACCCGTCGTGCAGCTCGCGGCCCTGCTCGTCATCGGGACCGCCGGCGCCGGCCACCCCCGGCTGCTGCTCGCGGTCTACGTCCCGCTGATCGTGACCGCCGCCGCGCTGGCCCTCGTACGCATGGACAACCTGGCGCCGGTGCGCGGTGACGTGGGCGCGGTCCGGGACGCGGCCCGGGAGCCGCACACCTGGATCATGGCCTTCCTGTACATCGGCACCTTCGGCTCCTTCATCGGCTACGGCTTCGCCTTCGGGCTGGTGCTCCAGACCCAGTTCGGTCGCACCCCGCTCCAGGCCGCCTCGCTGACCTTCATCGGACCGCTGCTCGGCTCACTGGTCCGACCGGTGGGCGGGGCGCTCGCCGACCGGCTCGGCGGCGCCCGCATCACCCTGGCCGCCTTCGTCGCGATGGCGCTCGCGACCTCGGTGGTGATCCTGGCCTCCGTACGGGAATCGCTCCCGGTGTTCCTGGTGGGCTTCGTGGCGCTGTTCGCGCTGAGCGGCCTCGGCAACGGCTCCACGTACAAGATGATCCCCGGCATCTTCCAGGCGAAGGCCCTGGCACAGGGCCTGGGCGCCGAGGAGGCCGCCGCCCGCGGGCGACGGCTGTCCGGGGCCGCGATGGGGCTGATCGGCGCCGTGGGGGCCCTCGGCGGCCTCGGCATCAACCTGGTGTTCCGGGAGGCGTTCGCCCGCTCCGGGTCCGGCACGGCCGCCTTCGTGACCTTCCTCGGCTTCTACGCGGTGTGCTGCGCGGTGACCTGGGCGGTATACCTTCGCCGCCCGACCGCCACACCCGTCACCGGACCGCAGGCACCGGCGAAACCGCAGCTCACCTCGGTGTAA
- a CDS encoding LysR family transcriptional regulator — translation MISRDVDPRLLRGFVAVAEELHFSRAAARLYVAQQALSRDVRRLEETLGAALFTRTTRAVELTADGQRLLPLAHRVLAAHTELAAAFAEPGPLLVDLNSDGPSSARSVLDRARALAPGCELMARFESGLTHAAAEIAAGRLDVSFGYAHGLEPASRARLAHTLVRYEPLAVLLPDGHPLAALDRVPLAALAGETVYAGAGNPRTLEWTRLARELFAGRGIAPAPPAPVAVGKEEFGRVMAKTRTPVLVTVDFTDLPGCAKRPLVAPVPLSPLSMVWRKGLRHPGLDALLRAAAELAAERGWLEVPAGSLLPAALTGGPDAG, via the coding sequence GTGATCTCCCGTGATGTGGACCCCCGCCTGCTGCGCGGGTTCGTGGCCGTGGCCGAGGAACTGCACTTCTCCCGCGCCGCCGCCCGCCTGTACGTCGCCCAGCAGGCCCTCAGCAGGGACGTCCGCCGGCTGGAGGAGACCCTGGGCGCGGCGCTGTTCACCCGCACGACCCGGGCCGTGGAACTGACCGCCGACGGGCAACGGCTGCTGCCGCTCGCGCACAGGGTGCTGGCCGCCCACACCGAACTGGCCGCCGCCTTCGCCGAACCCGGGCCGCTGCTCGTCGACCTGAACAGCGACGGGCCGAGTTCCGCGCGCAGCGTGCTGGACCGGGCCCGCGCGCTCGCCCCGGGCTGCGAACTGATGGCCCGCTTCGAGAGCGGGCTGACCCATGCCGCGGCGGAGATCGCGGCGGGCCGCCTCGACGTGTCCTTCGGCTACGCGCACGGCCTGGAGCCCGCGTCGCGCGCCCGCCTCGCCCACACCCTCGTCCGGTACGAGCCGCTCGCCGTGCTGCTGCCCGACGGGCACCCGCTGGCGGCGCTGGACCGGGTGCCGCTGGCGGCCCTGGCCGGGGAGACCGTGTACGCGGGGGCCGGCAACCCGCGGACCCTGGAGTGGACCCGGCTGGCGCGGGAGCTGTTCGCCGGGCGGGGGATCGCGCCGGCGCCGCCCGCTCCGGTGGCCGTGGGCAAGGAGGAGTTCGGGCGGGTGATGGCCAAGACCCGCACCCCCGTCCTCGTCACCGTGGACTTCACGGACCTGCCCGGCTGCGCGAAACGCCCCCTGGTCGCACCCGTGCCGCTGTCCCCGCTGTCGATGGTGTGGCGCAAGGGGCTGCGCCACCCGGGCCTGGACGCCCTCCTGCGGGCGGCCGCCGAACTGGCCGCCGAACGCGGATGGCTGGAGGTGCCGGCCGGGAGTCTGCTGCCGGCGGCGCTCACAGGCGGTCCCGACGCCGGGTGA
- a CDS encoding MFS transporter yields the protein MPAPTLMTVTGSTLVLTGPPPPPRPRPRAHRGGPYRRLFARPGTRAFTAGNLIARLPMGMFGISAVMMIAGQRGSYALAGAVTATGLAATALVAPWTARLVDRFGQSRVAVPATLIAVLGSLCLIACVRTQAPTWTLFASYAATATTPNIGGMSRARWTLLLRDAPADHHTAMSFEQAADELCYLLGPVAAASLCTLAFPEAGTLVAASLLLVGMLVFTAQRATEPPPTGVRPAPSSSPLPALLPLLGLFAATGAIFGSMEVTSIAHLDAHGLGAAAGPVLALQAAGSCAAGLLYGTRRPRGLRVCLVALCAAMALPWAAAAGGSLVPLALALLLAGAATAPTMVTAMSEVHRRTPEGRLNEGMTLAVTAILAGIAAGSAAAGAVVEHLGTTSAYALPAAAALTALLLGLTSRASGARTG from the coding sequence ATGCCCGCCCCGACCCTGATGACCGTCACCGGCTCCACCCTCGTCCTGACCGGCCCGCCGCCGCCCCCGCGTCCGCGCCCCCGCGCGCACCGCGGCGGCCCCTACCGCCGGCTCTTCGCCCGACCCGGCACCCGCGCCTTCACCGCCGGGAACCTCATCGCCCGGCTGCCCATGGGCATGTTCGGGATCAGCGCGGTGATGATGATCGCCGGCCAGCGCGGCTCGTACGCCCTCGCCGGCGCGGTCACCGCCACCGGTCTGGCCGCCACCGCGCTGGTCGCGCCGTGGACGGCCCGACTCGTCGACCGCTTCGGGCAGTCCCGCGTCGCCGTCCCCGCCACCCTGATCGCGGTCCTCGGCTCGCTCTGCCTGATCGCGTGCGTCCGTACACAGGCTCCGACCTGGACCCTGTTCGCCTCGTACGCGGCGACGGCCACCACCCCCAACATCGGCGGCATGTCCCGGGCCCGCTGGACCCTGCTGCTGCGCGACGCCCCGGCCGACCACCACACGGCGATGTCCTTCGAGCAGGCCGCCGACGAACTCTGCTACCTGCTCGGGCCGGTCGCCGCCGCGTCGCTGTGCACGCTCGCCTTCCCGGAGGCCGGGACCCTCGTCGCCGCGTCGCTGCTCCTCGTCGGCATGCTGGTCTTCACCGCGCAGCGCGCCACCGAGCCGCCGCCCACCGGGGTCCGCCCCGCCCCCTCCTCGTCACCGCTGCCCGCCCTGCTGCCGCTCCTCGGTCTCTTCGCCGCCACCGGTGCGATCTTCGGCTCGATGGAGGTCACCTCGATCGCCCACCTCGACGCCCACGGCCTCGGCGCCGCCGCGGGCCCGGTCCTCGCCCTCCAGGCCGCCGGCTCCTGCGCCGCCGGCCTGCTCTACGGCACCCGGCGCCCGCGCGGCCTGCGCGTCTGCCTGGTCGCCCTGTGCGCGGCGATGGCCCTGCCCTGGGCGGCGGCTGCCGGCGGTTCGCTCGTCCCGCTGGCCCTGGCCCTGCTCCTGGCGGGCGCGGCCACCGCCCCGACGATGGTGACGGCCATGTCCGAGGTCCACCGCCGCACGCCCGAGGGACGCCTCAACGAGGGCATGACCCTCGCCGTCACCGCGATCCTCGCGGGCATCGCCGCGGGCTCCGCCGCGGCCGGCGCCGTCGTCGAACACCTCGGCACCACCTCCGCCTACGCCCTGCCGGCCGCGGCGGCCCTGACCGCGCTCCTGCTCGGCCTCACCTCCCGCGCGTCCGGCGCCCGTACCGGCTGA
- a CDS encoding TetR/AcrR family transcriptional regulator: MTDGADRPLRADARRNRERILAAAVRVFTTQGLDARMEHIAKEAGVGSATLYRNFPTREVLVEAVYRNEVAQLCDAAPELLARESPAEALRAWTRLFLDYVTAKYGMIDALRAIAATGGNPYGHSREMIQGAIASLLDACVAAGVIRTDIGPADVAAALEGIALTSAGAEHREQAERLLDLTLDGLTVRR; this comes from the coding sequence ATGACCGACGGAGCGGACCGGCCGTTGCGGGCCGACGCGCGGCGCAACAGGGAGCGGATCCTCGCCGCCGCCGTGCGCGTGTTCACCACGCAGGGGCTGGACGCGCGGATGGAACACATCGCCAAGGAGGCGGGCGTGGGCAGCGCGACGCTGTACCGCAACTTCCCCACCCGGGAGGTCCTGGTCGAGGCGGTCTACCGCAACGAGGTGGCCCAACTGTGCGACGCGGCCCCCGAACTGCTCGCGCGGGAGTCGCCCGCCGAGGCCCTGCGCGCGTGGACCCGGCTCTTCCTGGACTACGTCACCGCCAAGTACGGGATGATCGACGCGCTGCGCGCCATCGCCGCGACCGGGGGCAACCCCTACGGCCACAGCCGGGAGATGATCCAGGGCGCCATCGCCTCGCTCTTGGACGCGTGTGTGGCCGCCGGGGTGATCCGTACCGACATCGGGCCGGCCGACGTCGCCGCCGCCCTCGAAGGCATCGCCCTCACCTCGGCGGGCGCCGAGCACCGCGAGCAGGCCGAGCGGCTGCTCGACCTCACCCTGGACGGCCTCACGGTCCGCCGCTGA
- a CDS encoding SDR family oxidoreductase produces the protein MSGIRGKVVAITGAGSGIGEATAIHLAERGARLVLGGRGEDRLNAVVEGITANGGSAVGVVVDVTRREDLRRLTDTAVDRFGRLDVLVSNAGTMAVSPFDDLRQDDWDAMVSTHITGLLNGIGAALPVFRRQGSGQFVNVGSTAAHVVKSPQTVYAATKTAVKVLTEGLRQEAGPDLRVTLVSPGFTHTEGVGKGAAPEIAAAMIRLRDEIAMPPSAVASAIGYAIEQPDGIDIGEIVVRPTAQA, from the coding sequence ATGTCGGGTATTCGAGGCAAGGTCGTCGCGATCACGGGCGCCGGCAGCGGCATCGGCGAGGCGACCGCGATCCACCTCGCCGAAAGGGGCGCCCGGCTCGTGCTCGGCGGCCGCGGGGAGGACCGGCTGAACGCGGTCGTGGAGGGCATCACCGCCAACGGCGGCAGCGCCGTCGGCGTGGTCGTCGACGTCACCCGCCGCGAGGACCTCCGGCGCCTGACGGACACGGCCGTCGACCGGTTCGGCCGGCTCGACGTCCTCGTCTCCAACGCGGGCACGATGGCCGTCTCGCCGTTCGACGACCTGCGCCAGGACGACTGGGACGCCATGGTCTCCACCCACATCACGGGCCTGCTCAACGGCATCGGGGCGGCGCTGCCCGTCTTCCGCCGACAGGGCTCCGGCCAGTTCGTCAACGTCGGCTCCACCGCGGCCCACGTCGTCAAGTCGCCCCAGACGGTCTACGCGGCCACCAAGACGGCGGTGAAGGTGCTCACCGAGGGACTGCGCCAGGAAGCGGGCCCCGACCTGCGCGTGACCCTCGTCTCGCCCGGCTTCACCCACACCGAGGGCGTGGGCAAGGGAGCCGCCCCCGAGATCGCGGCCGCGATGATCCGCCTGCGCGACGAGATCGCCATGCCCCCCTCGGCCGTCGCCTCCGCCATCGGCTACGCGATCGAACAGCCCGACGGCATCGACATCGGCGAGATCGTCGTCCGCCCCACCGCACAGGCCTGA
- the smpB gene encoding SsrA-binding protein SmpB, which produces MAKEKGRKLIAQNKKARHDYTILDTYECGLVLTGTEVKSLRQGRASLVDGFVSMEGNEAWLYNVHVPEYSQGTWTNHSSRRKRKLLMHREEIDKLDSKSSESGHTIVPLSLYFKDGRAKVEIALAKGKKEYDKRQTLREKQDTRETNRAVAAVRRKQRGTV; this is translated from the coding sequence ATGGCTAAGGAAAAAGGGCGCAAGCTGATCGCCCAGAACAAGAAGGCGCGGCACGACTACACGATCCTCGACACCTACGAGTGCGGTCTCGTGCTCACGGGCACCGAGGTCAAGTCCCTGCGTCAGGGTCGGGCGTCGCTGGTCGACGGCTTCGTGTCGATGGAGGGCAACGAGGCCTGGCTGTACAACGTGCACGTGCCGGAGTACAGCCAGGGCACGTGGACCAACCACAGCTCGCGGCGCAAGCGCAAGCTCCTGATGCACCGGGAGGAGATCGACAAGCTGGACTCGAAGTCGTCGGAGTCGGGTCACACGATCGTGCCCCTGTCCCTGTACTTCAAGGACGGCCGCGCGAAGGTCGAGATCGCGCTGGCCAAGGGGAAGAAGGAGTACGACAAGCGACAGACCCTGCGGGAGAAGCAGGACACCCGTGAGACGAACCGCGCCGTGGCGGCCGTCCGACGCAAGCAGCGGGGCACGGTGTAA
- a CDS encoding S41 family peptidase: MPGSPPLCRRPRDLRRGAALTLAFLAAVGTAAGTGCWDRADAVDTAGVLVARTHDKTAGAPAAGTADRDAVARAAAEAAAEGKSGKKAAQDVVSRSGDRWGMVYDQNEYAAFAEDLDGRWTGVGLWAERRTDGRIEVDRVQPGSPASRAGLRAGDRLLSVDGKGVTGRSVADVVALLRGEAGTPVVLGLSRAGADFTETVRRQQLRVEPVTVRRLADGVTVIKVASFTRGSGERVRDAVRAAPPGAGLMLDLRGNPGGLVTEAVTAASAFLDGGLVATYDVRGSERALYARPGGDTARPLVALVDGGTMSAAELVAGALQDRGRAVTVGSRTFGKGSVQMPTELPDGSVAELTVGTYRTPAGRSLDGRGIDPDLSAAEGTEERARKVLGGLRVGP, from the coding sequence ATGCCGGGCTCACCCCCTCTCTGTCGCCGGCCCCGCGACCTGCGTCGCGGGGCCGCTCTGACGTTGGCTTTCCTCGCGGCCGTCGGTACCGCCGCGGGCACCGGCTGCTGGGACCGGGCCGACGCCGTGGACACGGCGGGGGTCCTGGTGGCCCGTACGCACGACAAGACCGCGGGCGCGCCCGCGGCGGGCACCGCCGACCGGGACGCCGTCGCACGCGCCGCCGCCGAGGCCGCGGCCGAGGGCAAGTCCGGCAAGAAGGCCGCCCAGGACGTCGTCAGCCGCAGCGGCGACCGCTGGGGCATGGTCTACGACCAGAACGAGTACGCGGCCTTCGCCGAGGACCTGGACGGCCGCTGGACCGGTGTCGGGCTGTGGGCCGAGCGCCGTACCGACGGCCGGATCGAGGTGGACCGGGTCCAGCCCGGCAGCCCCGCCTCCCGGGCCGGGCTGCGGGCCGGCGACCGGCTGCTGAGCGTGGACGGCAAGGGCGTCACGGGCCGGTCGGTCGCCGACGTGGTGGCCCTCCTGCGCGGCGAGGCCGGCACCCCGGTCGTGCTGGGCCTCAGCCGGGCCGGGGCCGACTTCACCGAGACCGTCCGCCGGCAGCAACTGCGCGTCGAGCCGGTGACGGTACGCCGTCTCGCGGACGGTGTCACCGTCATCAAGGTCGCCTCGTTCACCCGGGGTTCGGGGGAGCGGGTGCGGGACGCCGTCCGCGCGGCCCCGCCGGGCGCCGGCCTGATGCTGGACCTGCGGGGGAACCCGGGCGGGCTGGTCACCGAGGCGGTGACCGCGGCCTCCGCGTTCCTCGACGGCGGCCTGGTGGCGACGTACGACGTACGGGGCTCCGAGCGGGCCCTGTACGCGCGGCCGGGCGGGGACACCGCACGGCCGCTGGTGGCGCTGGTCGACGGCGGCACGATGAGCGCCGCCGAACTGGTCGCCGGCGCCCTCCAGGACCGGGGCCGCGCGGTGACGGTCGGCAGCCGCACCTTCGGCAAGGGCTCGGTGCAGATGCCGACGGAGCTCCCGGACGGTTCGGTGGCGGAGCTGACGGTCGGCACGTACCGCACGCCGGCGGGCCGCAGCCTCGACGGCAGGGGCATCGACCCGGACCTGTCGGCGGCCGAGGGGACCGAGGAGCGGGCCCGCAAGGTATTGGGTGGCCTTCGAGTGGGTCCGTAG